A single region of the Brassica rapa cultivar Chiifu-401-42 chromosome A03, CAAS_Brap_v3.01, whole genome shotgun sequence genome encodes:
- the LOC103861061 gene encoding E3 ubiquitin-protein ligase BOI yields the protein MAVEAHHMNIFSPQLLSDRDCVKLKQDMNHGEFHLPAGEVPFVTGESLAVDPLAKAYFNKSENGPTYNFNSSSVLPPSAKRPRGSQYLDSDAHFASPVKRRSGAFSLTSSLINAELVSQIQNQQQSEIDQFVAQQTEKLRIEVEARQRTQTRMLASAVQNAIAKKLKEKDDEIVRMRNLNWILQERVKSLYVENQIWHDMAQTSEAHANNLRTNLDQVLAQIQTLPTAPTVAEDDAESSSGSCVEGGEAITAVGGGCKRCGEREASVLVLPCRHLCLCTVCGSALLQTCPVCDSVMNASVHVNMSA from the exons ATGGCTGTTGAAGCTCATCACATGAACATTTTCTCTCCTCAGTTGTTATCAGACAG AGATTGTGTTAAACTCAAACAAGACATGAACCACGGCGAGTTTCATCTCCCCGCCGGCGAAGTTCCGTTTGTAACCGGAGAATCTCTCGCCGTAGATCCTTTAGCTAAAGCTTACTTCAACAAATCAGAAAATGGTCCCACTTATAACTTCAACTCATCCTCTGTTCTTCCTCCGTCCGCAAAACGTCCGAGAGGATCTCAATACCTTGACTCAGACGCTCATTTCGCGTCTCCGGTTAAACGGAGGTCCGGTGCGTTTAGCTTAACCTCATCGTTGATAAACGCTGAACTCGTGTCTCAGATCCAAAACCAACAACAGTCGGAGATTGATCAGTTCGTAGCTCAACAAACGGAGAAGCTTAGAATAGAGGTTGAAGCTCGTCAGCGAACGCAAACGCGGATGTTAGCGTCTGCGGTTCAAAACGCGATAGCCAAGAAGTTAAAAGAGAAAGATGACGAGATCGTACGTATGAGAAATCTTAATTGGATATTACAAGAGCGAGTCAAGAGTCTTTACGTTGAAAACCAAATATGGCACGATATGGCTCAAACCAGCGAAGCACACGCTAACAACCTTCGAACAAACCTAGACCAAGTTCTGGCTCAAATCCAAACGTTACCAACCGCACCAACCGTTGCAGAAGACGATGCGGAGTCGAGCAGCGGAAGTTGCGTCGAAGGTGGTGAAGCTATTACTGCGGTTGGTGGTGGTTGCAAGCGGTGTGGTGAGAGAGAAGCGAGTGTGTTGGTGTTACCTTGTCGTCATTTGTGTTTGTGTACGGTTTGTGGTTCGGCTTTGTTACAAACTTGTCCGGTTTGCGATTCGGTCATGAACGCTAGTGTACATGTTAACATGTCTGCTTga
- the LOC103861060 gene encoding fe(2+) transport protein 1, producing the protein MHTHIIDNINFIFILRNINSMLTKNNNFFISDNKWHEINQHTLLYKPTHPTSPKTHNNLKHKTPKEKKMSSTSTLLIKTAFVVLIFVSFTISPATSTVPEECASESANPCVNKSKALTLKIIAIATILVASMIGVGAPLFSRSVPFLRPDGDIFTVVKCFASGIILGTGFMHVLPDSFDMLSSQCLEENPWHKFPFTGFLAMLSGLITLAIDSMATSLYTSKNAVGIIPHGHGHGPANNVTLPTKDDDSTNAQLLRYRVIAMVLELGIIVHSVVIGLSLGAINDTCTVKGLIAALCFHQMFEGMGLGGCILQAEYTNLKKFVMAFFFAVTTPFGIALGIALSTVYRENNPNALITV; encoded by the exons ATGCATACACATATAATAgacaatataaattttatttttatcctaAGGAATATAAATAGTATGTTaactaaaaacaataatttCTTCATCAGCGACAATAAATGGCATGAAATAAACCAGCACACATTACTATATAAACCGACTCATCCAACAAGTCCAAAGACACATAACAATCTGAAACACAAaactccaaaagaaaaaaaaatgtcttcAACTTCAACACTTTTAATCAAAACAGCCTTCGTTGTACTCATCTTTGTCTCGTTCACAATTTCTCCAGCAACTTCAACGGTGCCTGAAGAATGCGCAAGCGAGTCAGCGAACCCGTGCGTCAACAAATCTAAAGCTTTGACTCTCAAAATCATAGCTATCGCCACAATCCTAGTCGCTAGCATGATTGGGGTGGGCGCTCCTCTCTTTAGCCGTTCGGTGCCGTTCCTCCGACCCGACGGTGACATTTTCACAGTTGTCAAGTGCTTCGCCTCCGGGATCATCCTCGGAACCGGTTTTATGCACGTGTTGCCTGATTCTTTCGACATGTTGTCATCACAATGTCTTGAAGAGAACCCGTGGCACAAGTTTCCCTTCACGGGGTTTCTCGCTATGCTGTCTGGTCTAATCACTCTAGCCATCGATTCCATGGCTACGAGCCTCTATACTAGCAAGAACGCCGTTGGGATCATACCCCATGGTCATGGTCACGGCCCGGCAAATAATGTTACCTTACCAACAAAAGATGATGATTCCACGAATGCACAACTCTTGCGATACCGAGTCATTGCTATG GTCTTGGAGCTTGGAATCATAGTTCACTCTGTGGTCATTGGACTGTCTCTAGGAGCAATTAATGATACTTGCACCGTAAAAGGACTCATCGCAGCTCTTTGCTTCCATCAAATGTTTGAAGGCATGGGACTTGGAGGTTGCATTCTCCAg GCTGAGTATACGAACTTGAAAAAGTTTGTTATGGCGTTCTTTTTCGCGGTGACAACTCCATTCGGTATAGCGTTAGGAATCGCTCTATCAACAGTTTACAGAGAAAACAATCCCAATGCTTTGATAACTGTTTGA